A part of Coriobacteriia bacterium genomic DNA contains:
- a CDS encoding iron-containing alcohol dehydrogenase, translating to MIPDYYEFCNSAKIVSGSKALEHIGYELAALGASKPLVLTNKQLLELKVATVVLDALKDTEAEVVAVYDDVPVDSSVAVVNDVARVYRETGADAIVAVGGGSVLDTAKGATIVLTHGAEDLMDYRGAESLMGRRAIAFIAIPTTAGTGSEVTSAAVIKDTERHVKMGFTSLSLLPDVAILDPRMTTGLPLRLTASTAMDALTHAVESFSCVQANPLSDGYSRAAIDLIREYLPKVMTDSKDPKVRLALANAALLAGAAFSNAMVGIVHAIGHATGGVAGVPHGDAMAILLPHGMEFNLGCAGDRYGELLLNLAGAEVYASTPREERPAAAIEAVRAMMRAHHEQAGLPLTLTEAGVLPEQVPDIAKAALNDGAMSMNPKQPTYEEVVEILKAAL from the coding sequence GTGATCCCCGACTACTACGAGTTCTGCAACTCGGCAAAGATCGTCTCCGGCAGCAAGGCGCTCGAGCACATCGGCTACGAGCTCGCCGCGCTCGGCGCCAGCAAGCCGCTCGTGCTCACCAACAAGCAGCTGCTCGAGCTCAAGGTCGCCACCGTGGTGCTCGACGCGCTCAAAGACACCGAGGCCGAGGTGGTCGCCGTCTACGACGACGTGCCGGTGGACAGCTCGGTTGCGGTCGTGAACGATGTGGCCCGCGTGTACCGGGAGACGGGCGCGGACGCGATCGTGGCCGTGGGCGGTGGCTCGGTGCTCGACACTGCCAAGGGCGCGACGATCGTCCTCACGCACGGCGCCGAGGACCTCATGGACTACCGCGGAGCCGAGAGCCTGATGGGCCGGCGTGCAATCGCGTTCATCGCGATTCCCACCACGGCCGGGACCGGCTCGGAGGTCACCTCGGCGGCGGTCATCAAGGATACCGAGCGGCACGTGAAGATGGGCTTCACCTCGCTTTCGCTTCTGCCGGATGTGGCCATTCTCGACCCGCGGATGACGACCGGCCTGCCACTTCGGCTCACCGCATCCACTGCGATGGACGCGCTCACGCACGCCGTGGAGTCGTTCAGCTGCGTGCAGGCCAACCCACTCTCCGACGGCTACTCCCGTGCGGCGATCGATCTCATCCGCGAGTACCTGCCGAAGGTGATGACTGACTCGAAGGACCCCAAGGTGCGCCTTGCGCTCGCCAACGCGGCGTTGCTCGCCGGTGCGGCGTTCAGCAACGCGATGGTGGGCATCGTGCACGCGATCGGGCACGCTACCGGCGGAGTGGCCGGCGTACCCCATGGCGACGCGATGGCGATCCTGCTGCCGCACGGCATGGAGTTCAATCTCGGCTGCGCGGGCGACCGCTACGGCGAGCTGCTCCTCAATCTTGCGGGCGCCGAGGTGTATGCATCCACGCCGCGCGAGGAGCGTCCGGCTGCGGCGATCGAGGCGGTGCGCGCGATGATGCGCGCGCACCACGAGCAGGCCGGGCTGCCCCTGACGCTGACCGAAGCCGGCGTGCTGCCCGAGCAGGTCCCGGATATCGCGAAGGCTGCGCTCAACGACGGCGCCATGTCGATGAACCCGAAGCAGCCCACCTACGAAGAAGTCGTGGAGATCCTGAAGGCCGCGCTGTGA